One genomic region from Nostoc sphaeroides encodes:
- a CDS encoding trypsin-like serine peptidase, with product MNFEFKKWSTIGRVQGTAADAKSYYCTGTLVASDIVLTNAHCVIDPETHQLSKELRFIPNAINGKSQSSKDIATVQNIAKNVLYGTDFKNGGFDNVQNQSNDWALIVINQPLGRKYGYLGWQSVPASTLIKQKRGKLFFVGYSSDYPDPSKEGYEFLTAGKGWTAGYENGCSIVGEESNHFYHDCATASGSSGGPIIDVIDGLPYIVALNNGEAKNLITGQDIINFAVKMDFLDKLTGRK from the coding sequence TTGAATTTTGAATTCAAAAAATGGTCAACTATCGGACGAGTGCAAGGCACAGCAGCCGATGCTAAAAGCTATTATTGTACAGGCACACTGGTTGCTAGTGATATAGTTTTGACAAACGCTCACTGTGTAATTGACCCTGAAACTCATCAACTCAGTAAAGAACTTCGGTTTATACCCAATGCTATTAATGGCAAGTCCCAAAGTTCTAAAGATATTGCTACAGTACAAAATATTGCGAAAAACGTACTTTATGGTACAGACTTCAAGAATGGCGGCTTTGATAACGTCCAAAATCAAAGCAATGACTGGGCATTGATCGTAATTAATCAGCCATTGGGTCGTAAATATGGTTATTTAGGATGGCAATCTGTGCCTGCTTCTACTTTGATTAAACAGAAGCGAGGAAAACTGTTCTTTGTTGGTTACTCTAGTGACTATCCAGACCCCAGCAAAGAAGGCTATGAATTCTTGACTGCCGGCAAAGGCTGGACAGCTGGTTATGAAAATGGTTGTAGCATTGTTGGTGAGGAGTCAAACCATTTCTATCATGATTGTGCCACCGCAAGCGGTTCTTCAGGTGGCCCCATTATCGATGTAATTGATGGTCTGCCGTATATTGTCGCCTTGAATAATGGTGAGGCTAAAAATCTTATCACAGGGCAAGATATTATCAACTTTGCAGTGAAAATGGATTTCTTGGATAAGTTGACTGGTAGAAAGTAA
- a CDS encoding extracellular solute-binding protein yields the protein MDRRSFLLGTSTLALSQLLFGCGGNNQTQLKVQLLKGSIPGQVVNQFHKGLQQQVQLKFTPVEQIQGLFQQLQNWQQKPKATDEQGWKRFIPFMQGQKTADADLVTLGDYWLKAAIEQKLIQPLQEVQGNQLKQWSALDEKWKQLVTRNDQGNLDTQGKVWGAPYRWGSTVIVYNRDKLRKLGWTPKDWSDLWRDGVQQQISLLNQPREVIGLVLKKLGKSYNTENLDQVPDLEKELQTLNQQVKFYSSNNYLEPLIMGDTWLAVGWSSDVLPVLGRYPQLGAVIPQSGTAIWADLWVRPAGITTKSSLSDQWIDFCWQPSTAKQISVLTKSNSPISTNITASDIPEPLWSLLESDVYDGREVFDKSEFLLPLPPSAIKQYESLFAKIKV from the coding sequence ATGGATCGACGGTCTTTTTTGCTAGGTACAAGCACACTGGCACTTTCACAACTGCTTTTTGGCTGTGGTGGAAACAACCAGACGCAACTAAAAGTACAGTTATTAAAAGGTTCTATACCTGGTCAGGTGGTTAATCAGTTCCACAAAGGTTTGCAGCAACAGGTGCAGTTAAAGTTTACTCCAGTTGAGCAGATACAAGGTTTATTTCAGCAATTACAAAATTGGCAGCAGAAACCAAAAGCCACTGATGAGCAGGGATGGAAACGCTTTATACCCTTTATGCAAGGTCAAAAAACAGCTGATGCAGACCTAGTGACATTGGGAGATTACTGGCTAAAAGCAGCTATTGAGCAGAAACTGATTCAACCACTGCAAGAGGTACAGGGAAACCAATTAAAGCAGTGGTCTGCTTTAGATGAAAAGTGGAAACAATTGGTAACGCGCAACGACCAAGGTAACTTGGATACTCAAGGGAAGGTGTGGGGTGCGCCTTATCGGTGGGGTAGCACAGTAATTGTTTATAACCGTGACAAGTTGCGAAAATTGGGATGGACGCCCAAAGATTGGAGTGATTTGTGGCGAGATGGAGTGCAGCAGCAGATTTCTCTACTTAATCAACCACGAGAAGTTATTGGTTTGGTCTTAAAGAAGCTAGGAAAATCTTATAATACAGAGAATCTTGACCAAGTACCAGACTTGGAAAAGGAATTACAGACATTAAATCAACAGGTAAAGTTCTACAGTTCCAATAACTATTTAGAACCTCTAATTATGGGAGATACTTGGCTAGCGGTTGGTTGGTCAAGCGATGTATTGCCTGTTCTGGGACGTTATCCGCAACTTGGCGCAGTTATTCCCCAGTCAGGAACAGCAATCTGGGCAGACTTGTGGGTACGTCCGGCAGGTATTACTACTAAGAGTAGTTTATCAGATCAATGGATTGACTTTTGTTGGCAACCAAGCACAGCTAAACAAATTTCGGTGCTGACCAAAAGTAATTCGCCAATTTCTACAAATATTACTGCTTCTGATATCCCAGAACCATTATGGAGTTTGTTAGAGAGCGATGTCTACGACGGGCGCGAAGTTTTTGATAAAAGCGAATTTTTGCTTCCCTTACCCCCATCAGCAATAAAACAATACGAGTCTTTATTCGCCAAAATTAAGGTTTAA
- the cobT gene encoding nicotinate mononucleotide-dependent phosphoribosyltransferase CobT, translating into MISIYTQKEQGEEWLRRYRGCLPVFACVLGFTETGLIPGISAAGRTPEDRKYTACADAEFLYYGPEHKAQYPLPPLAAGASPVLISRAVFESLKIPVNLFNAGLPQPPAVPVIDLGGMAARCLSSGAAMEITTVHQLFKQGLLWGERLAANNQHKYVILGECVVGGTTTALAILTGLGIDAGGKVNSSHPICNHAQKWALVQAGLEKMRGSRELLAGGAGGAGGENFTLSSSVNPLQLVAAVGDPMQVVVAGMAIAASRSCGVMLAGGTQMLAVYALISAIAQTYALSWQPEEVVVGTTRWVAEDPTGATVDLALNLGKGSLTKSGRIPPLLATHLSFADSRYPQLRAYEQGFVKEGIGAGAACIAAHLSQDWQQQQLLAAIEAQLERLQLFLVK; encoded by the coding sequence ATGATTAGTATTTATACGCAAAAAGAACAGGGTGAAGAATGGCTACGACGGTATCGTGGCTGTCTACCCGTATTTGCCTGCGTTTTAGGATTTACTGAAACTGGTTTAATTCCAGGGATTTCAGCAGCCGGTCGCACTCCAGAGGATCGGAAATATACTGCTTGTGCCGATGCCGAGTTTTTGTATTACGGCCCAGAACATAAAGCCCAATATCCCTTACCACCATTAGCTGCTGGGGCTTCACCTGTGCTGATTTCTCGCGCTGTTTTTGAGTCGCTAAAGATACCAGTTAATTTGTTTAATGCTGGTTTACCCCAGCCTCCGGCTGTGCCAGTAATTGATTTGGGCGGCATGGCTGCTCGGTGTTTAAGTAGTGGTGCTGCTATGGAAATCACAACAGTACACCAATTGTTTAAACAAGGGCTACTTTGGGGAGAACGCCTTGCTGCCAATAACCAACATAAGTATGTGATTCTCGGTGAGTGCGTCGTTGGAGGCACTACAACTGCCCTGGCAATCTTAACTGGTTTGGGTATAGATGCTGGCGGAAAAGTTAACAGTAGCCACCCTATTTGTAACCACGCGCAAAAGTGGGCACTAGTGCAAGCTGGGCTGGAGAAGATGAGGGGGAGTAGGGAACTCTTAGCAGGGGGAGCAGGGGGAGCAGGGGGAGAAAATTTTACTTTGTCCTCCTCAGTTAACCCCTTGCAACTTGTCGCTGCTGTGGGCGATCCGATGCAAGTGGTGGTAGCTGGGATGGCGATCGCAGCTAGTCGGAGTTGTGGTGTAATGTTGGCTGGTGGGACGCAAATGCTGGCGGTTTATGCGCTGATTAGTGCGATCGCTCAAACTTACGCCTTATCATGGCAACCAGAAGAAGTAGTTGTAGGCACAACTCGCTGGGTAGCAGAAGACCCAACTGGCGCTACAGTTGACTTAGCCCTCAATTTAGGAAAAGGCAGCTTAACTAAGAGTGGAAGAATCCCTCCCCTATTAGCAACTCATCTGAGCTTTGCTGATTCTCGTTATCCCCAACTTCGAGCTTATGAGCAGGGCTTTGTCAAAGAAGGTATAGGTGCTGGAGCCGCTTGCATAGCCGCCCATCTTAGCCAAGATTGGCAGCAACAACAACTTTTAGCAGCCATTGAAGCCCAACTTGAACGCTTACAGCTATTTTTAGTTAAATAG
- a CDS encoding DUF3656 domain-containing U32 family peptidase yields the protein MLKLLWKMGQMRFTSVWNRFNARMRAQNFTEADLPQLMTFLHRRGVKGYVTVNTLIFPKELAEAQQYLCTIIAAGVDAVIVQDIGICRLIRHLSPDFPIHASTQMTITSAAGVEFAKSLGCQLVVLARECSLQEINKIQQQIAQQETSLPLEVFVHGALCVAYSGQCLTSEALGGRSANRGECAQACRMPYDLIADGEVVNLKERKYLLSPQDLAGLDVLPDLVKSGVTCLKIEGRLKAPEYVANVTRVYRQALDSVMEELERPNPLTPFPTSVGGIKTPLSVSERGWGRGQTDQEHYNLEMAFSRGLYTGWFGGINNQELVHARFGKKRGVYLGEVSRIHNEQVTVKLEAPVKPGDGIVFDCGHPEAKEEGGRVYAVVSKGKETMLTFGRNDLNLRRVHTGDRIWKTSDPELDKQLRQSFAGENPQFQRPIDLEVYGEVGQALIAIARDKFGNIVQVESAISLVEAHTKPLDTNRLQEQFGRLGNTPFCLGTLTNHLIGAIMLPVSELNRMRREIVVQLEELRSQPKRWQLHSHVSFQDLLPSSSPSSPSPPSLIVLVRNLKQLQAALKAGVETLYCEFEDPRAYQEAVQMVRQQQQKNKAENSSLLTHNSALLTPNSQLPTIWVAPPRITKPGENWILQQVRACEADGYLIRNYDQLQFFAADRCIGDFSLNVANALTADYFQQRFGLERLTASYDLNITQLQDLLTSCPPQWFEVTIHQHIPMFHMEHCVFCAFLSTGTDYTNCGRPCDKHEVKLKDRVGTEHVLKADVGCRNTVFNGTAQTGAEYVQRLIELGLRHFRIEFVNETPEQVSKTIHFYSQLLQGEITGSQLWRELKLQNQLGVTRGPMGVSALRS from the coding sequence GTGCTAAAGCTGCTGTGGAAAATGGGGCAGATGCGATTTACTTCGGTTTGGAATCGCTTCAACGCCAGAATGCGGGCACAAAATTTTACTGAGGCAGACTTACCCCAATTAATGACATTCCTGCACCGTCGGGGCGTAAAGGGTTATGTCACCGTCAATACGCTAATATTTCCCAAAGAACTAGCAGAAGCACAGCAATATCTCTGCACAATTATTGCAGCAGGTGTAGATGCGGTAATTGTTCAAGATATTGGTATATGCCGTCTCATCCGTCACCTGTCGCCCGATTTTCCCATCCATGCTTCCACCCAAATGACCATCACCAGTGCGGCGGGAGTGGAATTTGCCAAGTCCCTCGGTTGTCAATTGGTAGTGTTGGCGCGTGAATGTTCTCTTCAGGAAATCAATAAAATTCAGCAGCAGATTGCCCAACAAGAAACTTCGCTGCCCTTAGAAGTGTTTGTTCACGGTGCTTTATGCGTAGCGTATTCTGGTCAGTGTTTGACTAGCGAGGCTTTAGGCGGACGTTCTGCAAACCGAGGTGAATGTGCCCAAGCTTGCCGGATGCCCTACGATTTAATCGCTGATGGTGAAGTTGTAAATTTAAAAGAACGCAAATATTTACTCAGTCCTCAAGACTTAGCAGGGTTAGATGTTCTACCAGATTTGGTCAAATCAGGAGTAACTTGTCTCAAGATTGAAGGTCGTTTGAAAGCCCCAGAGTATGTTGCTAATGTCACCCGCGTTTATCGGCAAGCTTTGGATAGCGTGATGGAGGAATTGGAAAGACCTAACCCCCTAACCCCCTTCCCTACTAGCGTTGGGGGAATAAAGACTCCCCTCTCCGTTTCGGAGAGGGGCTGGGGGAGAGGTCAAACAGATCAAGAACACTACAACCTAGAAATGGCATTTTCTCGCGGACTCTACACGGGTTGGTTTGGCGGGATTAATAATCAGGAACTAGTTCACGCCCGCTTTGGTAAAAAACGTGGGGTTTATTTAGGTGAAGTTAGCCGCATTCACAACGAACAAGTAACAGTCAAACTGGAAGCGCCTGTTAAACCGGGAGATGGAATTGTGTTTGACTGCGGTCATCCAGAGGCGAAGGAAGAAGGCGGCCGGGTTTATGCTGTGGTGTCCAAAGGTAAAGAAACCATGCTGACCTTTGGTCGAAATGACTTGAACCTGCGGCGAGTGCATACAGGCGATCGCATTTGGAAAACCAGCGATCCAGAATTAGATAAGCAACTACGTCAGAGTTTTGCTGGCGAAAATCCCCAATTTCAACGTCCGATTGACTTGGAGGTTTATGGAGAAGTTGGTCAGGCGTTAATTGCGATCGCCCGCGATAAATTCGGTAATATTGTCCAAGTAGAGTCTGCAATTTCCCTGGTGGAGGCGCACACCAAACCCTTAGATACAAACCGTTTACAAGAACAATTCGGTCGTTTAGGTAACACCCCCTTCTGTTTAGGAACCCTAACCAACCACCTCATCGGTGCAATTATGCTACCCGTAAGTGAGTTAAACCGGATGCGACGGGAAATTGTCGTGCAGTTGGAAGAATTGCGGAGTCAACCCAAACGCTGGCAATTACATTCTCATGTCTCTTTCCAAGACTTACTCCCCTCCTCATCTCCCTCATCTCCCTCACCTCCCTCACTTATAGTCTTAGTACGTAACCTCAAGCAACTCCAAGCCGCCCTCAAAGCTGGTGTTGAAACACTGTATTGTGAATTTGAAGACCCCCGTGCCTACCAAGAAGCGGTGCAAATGGTGCGCCAGCAACAGCAAAAAAACAAAGCAGAAAATTCTTCACTTTTAACTCATAACTCAGCACTCCTAACTCCTAACTCCCAACTCCCCACAATTTGGGTTGCACCACCCCGAATTACCAAACCAGGAGAAAACTGGATTTTGCAGCAAGTACGTGCTTGTGAAGCAGATGGCTATTTGATACGGAACTATGACCAACTGCAATTCTTTGCAGCAGACCGTTGTATTGGAGATTTTTCGCTCAACGTTGCTAATGCCTTAACAGCAGACTACTTTCAGCAACGCTTTGGTTTAGAAAGGCTGACGGCATCTTATGACCTGAATATTACCCAACTGCAAGACCTGCTCACCAGTTGCCCACCCCAGTGGTTTGAGGTGACAATCCATCAGCATATCCCAATGTTTCACATGGAGCATTGTGTATTTTGTGCCTTTCTATCGACGGGTACAGACTACACTAACTGTGGACGACCTTGTGATAAGCATGAAGTTAAATTAAAAGACCGTGTAGGTACTGAACACGTTCTCAAAGCAGATGTAGGTTGCCGCAATACTGTATTTAATGGCACTGCTCAAACGGGAGCCGAGTACGTACAGCGCCTCATAGAACTGGGGTTACGTCACTTCCGCATTGAGTTTGTCAATGAAACACCAGAACAAGTGAGTAAAACAATACATTTTTATAGTCAATTATTGCAAGGTGAGATTACAGGTTCCCAACTTTGGCGCGAGTTGAAGTTGCAAAATCAATTGGGTGTAACTCGTGGCCCTATGGGAGTATCTGCATTGCGGTCATAA
- a CDS encoding Uma2 family endonuclease: protein MFQALPKAIAFEEFLNWKPDGDRYELHDGVIVEMQPVGDHEEINGFLAGEITLEFKRLKLPYIIPKQALVKIPDKESGYSPDVIVINQNNLSAEPMWKKSSTVTEAASVPLVIEVVSTNWKDDYAHKLVDYETFGVPEYWIVDYLALGGRRYIGNPKQPTISVYCLVDGEYQVNLFRGSDRIISPTFPELNLTAEQIFQAGRSQNQL from the coding sequence ATGTTTCAAGCCTTACCAAAAGCGATCGCTTTTGAAGAATTCCTCAATTGGAAGCCAGACGGCGATCGCTATGAACTACACGATGGGGTAATTGTTGAAATGCAGCCAGTAGGAGATCATGAAGAGATTAATGGTTTTTTAGCGGGTGAAATCACTTTAGAGTTCAAACGATTAAAACTCCCATACATCATACCCAAGCAAGCACTAGTTAAGATTCCTGACAAAGAATCAGGTTATTCGCCCGATGTAATAGTGATAAATCAAAATAATCTTTCAGCAGAACCGATGTGGAAAAAGTCATCAACGGTTACTGAAGCTGCGTCGGTTCCCTTAGTTATTGAAGTCGTCAGCACTAATTGGAAAGATGATTATGCACACAAACTGGTTGACTACGAAACTTTTGGCGTTCCTGAATACTGGATTGTTGATTATTTAGCTTTGGGCGGTAGAAGGTACATAGGTAATCCTAAACAACCGACTATCTCCGTTTACTGTTTAGTTGATGGTGAGTATCAAGTTAACCTGTTTCGGGGTAGCGATCGCATCATATCGCCTACATTCCCAGAATTAAACTTGACTGCTGAACAGATTTTTCAAGCTGGGCGATCGCAAAATCAATTATGA
- a CDS encoding class I SAM-dependent methyltransferase, with translation MNNISTSNNWDTSLYEDKHAFVWQYGEDLLQLLNPQPGESILDLGCGTGQLTEKIAQAGADVWGIDSAPAMIEKARENYPDIRFDVANAANFQVDKPLDAVFSNAVLHWVKEADSAIASIHQSLKPGGRFVAEFGGKGNVQAIATALESALQGINISTQALNPWYFPSIGEYATLLEQQGFDVIYAMLFARPTPLAEGEAGMANWIEMFASTFLAGLSGEQQIQVIRVVEEYLKPTLYQQGTWTADYRRIRIVAIKL, from the coding sequence ATGAATAATATTTCGACAAGCAATAATTGGGACACTTCCCTTTACGAAGATAAACACGCCTTTGTCTGGCAATATGGCGAAGACTTATTGCAATTACTCAACCCTCAGCCAGGAGAATCCATTTTGGATCTCGGCTGTGGTACGGGACAACTCACAGAAAAAATTGCCCAAGCTGGTGCTGATGTATGGGGAATTGATAGCGCACCTGCAATGATTGAAAAGGCAAGAGAAAACTATCCCGATATCCGCTTTGATGTTGCAAATGCGGCAAATTTTCAAGTAGACAAGCCATTAGATGCTGTGTTTTCCAACGCTGTATTGCATTGGGTGAAAGAAGCAGATAGTGCGATCGCTTCCATCCATCAATCCCTAAAACCCGGAGGCCGTTTTGTGGCAGAATTTGGTGGTAAGGGAAATGTACAAGCGATCGCCACAGCTTTAGAAAGTGCCTTACAAGGAATTAATATCTCCACACAAGCCCTAAATCCGTGGTATTTCCCTAGTATTGGTGAATACGCAACCTTACTAGAACAGCAAGGCTTTGATGTCATTTATGCCATGCTTTTTGCTCGTCCAACTCCTTTAGCAGAAGGAGAAGCAGGTATGGCAAACTGGATTGAGATGTTCGCCAGCACTTTTTTAGCAGGACTGTCTGGTGAGCAACAAATACAAGTAATTCGCGTCGTTGAGGAGTATCTTAAGCCAACACTGTATCAACAAGGAACTTGGACAGCAGATTATCGAAGAATTCGCATCGTTGCCATTAAACTTTAA
- a CDS encoding CHAT domain-containing tetratricopeptide repeat protein encodes MKKNAKFECNFCCSFSQVSRYSLTVLLSVLFLSDAVGATSISRWLQIRQQMQADSQKSIDAALEQGYTDSFSEKIAKKVSANVKIAQSPDAKPQNTNPAPSEAEAKIKPLWDKAHQLLKEGDQLQNQPSAAAVRQAITKYEEALKIWRLPEVRAAKPQEAPFQEAVTLYNIGIIYNYLTENTKAVGYLEQALAIVQELQQSQAREWKPLLLTSLGYVYQELGEKQKAIDAYNQAQSLYHADKQPKEEAHVLFGIAVVYKVFGEPKKESEFLERALAIQKANDDLPGQAKTLGVIAINYGLLGETNKALDSYQQVLKIYSQTKDLLGQAETFINIGLVYSSRGDRSSAEKYFQQGLELQKTNARQIEQDTKNPFGRRDFFDSQMSIFDSIATSYLLLGDIQQQIVYLNKARTIARQVGSFKQEANFIFSIGRAYYQLGETQKALENLNQALKLQRDIHDSQGEAKTLVSIASIHTNSSEFQQALDILFNQALEISKRQQNPILESKTLYEIAGVYQNLGAYDLSIDKYKEVLKIYQQSNPSLIATGFYRIATVYLELCFYQKKAEDCHQALKYFEDALKYAGERYFIKNYILSSTVRAYELLKEYPKAIAKAKQALELSHKKNIKEGERTALRALSTAYEGAGDYQNALDTNKQHLLVSQQLGDVSSQATAYRIRGKIYTSMKQPQQAIEAYNQELKLRQKTGEIYYQTHSLYKIAIIERDRGNLNQAKTHIETVINIIENTRSKVNSDDLRSSYFATVQDYYKFYIDLLMQLHKKGPSKGYNALALHISERSRARVLVELLKEGNVNLRKDVDPQLLAEERRLNFKLNAKDKFLSDLLSRNEPPTELIAKTKQEITNIIQESQSISEKIRATNPERAELIDPKDVLELSGIQQQLDQDTVMLQYSLGEERSYLWVVTPNSLESYELPGQEKIAKAAKKFNSFVKQPLNQGATAEDNAEAVANTGEAADALSQIILAPVAGKLGNKRLVIVADGILHQVPFAALNELRKSPASAEYQPLVVNHEIVNLPSISSLATHRKKLKGRKIAPKTLAVLANPVFTVDDGRLKNSQPSTVENNLDRSTLETSLRNINKDKLDPLPGTKDEGEAILGLVNSPGEKLSAFDFDANYNFATSKQLSQYRYLLFATHGIFDPVNPASSGIVLSLVDRKGKPQTRGFLRLNDIFNLDLPAELIVLSACESGLGDDVQGEGLVGLTRGFMYAGAARVTVSLWNVNDQSTKELMIGFYKQILEQKKSPAAALNVAQRQMWQGKDFQGKDLKNPEWKHPRYWAAFTLQGEWR; translated from the coding sequence ATGAAGAAGAACGCTAAGTTTGAGTGTAATTTTTGCTGCTCATTTTCTCAGGTTTCTCGTTATAGTTTAACTGTATTACTGAGTGTGCTTTTTCTGTCTGATGCGGTAGGTGCAACATCGATAAGTAGATGGTTGCAGATAAGACAACAGATGCAAGCTGACTCGCAAAAGTCAATTGATGCTGCACTAGAACAAGGGTATACAGATTCGTTTTCAGAAAAAATAGCGAAAAAAGTCTCTGCTAACGTCAAAATAGCGCAGTCGCCAGATGCAAAACCACAAAATACAAACCCTGCGCCAAGTGAAGCCGAGGCTAAAATTAAGCCGCTTTGGGATAAAGCACACCAACTGTTAAAAGAAGGAGATCAACTACAGAATCAACCATCAGCAGCAGCAGTACGACAGGCAATTACTAAATACGAAGAAGCGTTGAAAATCTGGAGATTACCAGAAGTGCGTGCAGCAAAACCTCAAGAAGCACCTTTTCAAGAGGCTGTTACACTTTATAACATTGGTATTATCTACAACTACCTAACAGAAAACACAAAAGCTGTGGGATATTTGGAGCAAGCATTAGCTATTGTGCAGGAATTACAGCAATCACAGGCTCGTGAATGGAAACCTTTATTATTAACATCACTTGGTTATGTTTATCAAGAATTAGGGGAAAAGCAAAAAGCGATTGATGCTTATAACCAAGCACAGTCACTATATCATGCTGACAAACAACCCAAAGAAGAAGCTCATGTACTGTTTGGCATTGCTGTAGTTTATAAAGTATTTGGCGAACCGAAAAAAGAGAGTGAGTTTTTAGAAAGAGCTTTGGCAATTCAAAAGGCAAATGATGATTTACCAGGGCAAGCAAAGACGCTTGGGGTTATTGCTATAAACTACGGCCTATTGGGTGAAACAAATAAAGCGCTTGATTCCTATCAGCAAGTACTGAAAATATACAGTCAAACTAAAGATTTACTTGGACAAGCAGAGACATTTATAAATATAGGTTTAGTCTACAGTTCCAGGGGCGATCGCTCTTCAGCCGAGAAATATTTTCAGCAGGGATTAGAGTTACAAAAGACAAACGCAAGACAAATAGAGCAGGACACAAAAAATCCATTTGGTCGTAGAGATTTTTTTGATAGCCAAATGAGTATTTTCGATTCAATTGCCACTAGCTACTTGCTTCTGGGTGATATACAGCAGCAGATTGTCTACTTAAATAAAGCAAGAACTATCGCTCGTCAGGTAGGTAGTTTCAAGCAGGAAGCAAATTTTATTTTCAGTATTGGTAGGGCGTACTATCAATTAGGTGAGACACAAAAAGCTCTTGAGAATCTCAATCAAGCCCTAAAGCTTCAACGCGACATTCATGATTCTCAAGGAGAAGCTAAAACACTTGTAAGCATTGCCTCTATTCATACAAATTCAAGTGAATTTCAACAAGCCCTAGATATACTCTTTAACCAAGCACTAGAAATTTCTAAAAGACAGCAAAATCCTATTCTAGAATCAAAGACTCTCTATGAGATAGCTGGGGTGTACCAAAATTTAGGAGCCTATGACTTAAGCATTGATAAGTATAAGGAAGTTTTGAAGATATATCAGCAAAGCAATCCGAGTTTGATAGCAACTGGTTTTTATAGGATAGCCACTGTTTATCTAGAACTCTGCTTTTATCAAAAAAAAGCAGAAGATTGCCATCAAGCATTGAAATATTTTGAGGATGCGTTAAAGTATGCCGGAGAAAGATACTTTATAAAAAATTATATTCTTTCTTCTACTGTCAGGGCTTATGAGTTATTAAAGGAATATCCCAAAGCTATTGCTAAGGCTAAACAAGCTTTAGAACTGTCTCATAAAAAGAATATCAAAGAAGGTGAAAGGACTGCCCTTCGTGCTTTAAGCACCGCCTATGAAGGTGCAGGAGATTATCAAAATGCCCTTGATACAAACAAACAACATTTATTGGTATCCCAGCAGCTAGGAGATGTATCATCACAAGCTACCGCCTACAGAATCCGAGGTAAGATTTACACCTCTATGAAGCAGCCGCAGCAGGCGATAGAGGCTTACAACCAAGAACTGAAGCTAAGGCAGAAAACTGGTGAAATATATTACCAAACTCATTCACTTTATAAAATAGCCATCATTGAGCGCGACAGAGGAAATCTCAACCAAGCCAAGACGCACATAGAAACTGTCATAAACATCATTGAGAATACGCGCAGCAAAGTCAACAGCGATGATTTACGTTCTTCATACTTCGCCACAGTGCAAGATTATTACAAATTCTACATCGACTTGTTGATGCAGTTGCACAAAAAAGGCCCATCAAAAGGATACAACGCATTAGCATTGCACATTAGCGAACGTTCTCGCGCCAGGGTATTAGTCGAACTGTTAAAAGAAGGTAATGTCAATCTCCGTAAAGACGTTGATCCCCAACTATTAGCAGAAGAACGCCGTTTAAATTTTAAATTGAATGCCAAAGATAAGTTTTTATCCGACTTATTGAGTCGAAATGAACCACCCACCGAACTGATCGCAAAAACCAAACAAGAAATTACAAATATTATCCAAGAATCGCAATCAATTTCTGAAAAAATCAGGGCGACTAACCCAGAACGTGCAGAATTAATTGACCCAAAAGACGTACTGGAATTGTCAGGAATTCAACAACAACTAGATCAAGATACCGTAATGTTGCAATATTCTTTGGGTGAAGAACGCAGTTATCTGTGGGTAGTCACTCCTAACTCTTTGGAAAGCTACGAACTCCCAGGACAAGAAAAGATAGCGAAAGCAGCAAAGAAATTTAACAGTTTTGTAAAGCAGCCACTAAATCAGGGAGCAACCGCAGAAGACAACGCCGAAGCTGTTGCAAATACAGGGGAAGCAGCAGACGCACTCAGTCAAATTATCCTCGCACCAGTAGCTGGGAAGTTGGGTAATAAACGTTTAGTTATCGTTGCTGATGGAATTTTGCATCAAGTGCCATTCGCAGCTTTAAACGAACTGAGAAAATCGCCAGCCAGTGCAGAATATCAACCCCTAGTTGTGAATCATGAAATTGTCAATCTCCCTTCAATATCTAGTCTCGCAACTCACAGAAAGAAACTCAAAGGACGCAAGATTGCACCCAAAACTCTAGCCGTTCTCGCTAATCCTGTGTTTACTGTTGATGATGGACGGTTGAAAAATAGTCAACCCTCAACTGTAGAAAACAACCTCGATCGCTCAACTTTAGAAACGTCTTTGAGAAACATCAATAAAGACAAATTAGACCCACTCCCAGGTACAAAAGACGAAGGAGAGGCGATTCTTGGCTTGGTTAATTCTCCTGGTGAAAAGCTTTCCGCCTTTGACTTTGATGCTAACTACAACTTTGCAACTAGTAAACAGTTGAGCCAATATCGCTATCTGCTATTTGCAACTCACGGCATTTTCGACCCTGTAAACCCAGCCTCATCAGGTATCGTGCTGTCTCTCGTAGATAGAAAAGGTAAACCCCAAACCAGAGGCTTCCTGCGGCTCAATGATATTTTTAACCTCGACTTACCAGCAGAGTTGATAGTGCTAAGTGCCTGTGAAAGTGGACTAGGCGATGATGTCCAAGGTGAAGGGCTGGTGGGCTTGACAAGAGGCTTTATGTATGCAGGTGCAGCTAGAGTTACCGTGTCTCTGTGGAACGTGAACGATCAATCTACCAAGGAGTTAATGATTGGATTCTACAAACAAATATTGGAACAAAAAAAATCTCCCGCCGCCGCCCTTAATGTCGCCCAACGCCAAATGTGGCAAGGGAAAGATTTTCAAGGAAAGGATTTGAAAAATCCAGAATGGAAACATCCCCGTTATTGGGCGGCTTTCACCCTCCAAGGTGAGTGGCGATGA